In Streptomyces sp. NBC_00414, a single window of DNA contains:
- a CDS encoding cobyrinate a,c-diamide synthase — MTSAVAATGSVSGGGSGSGSVPRLVIAAPASGSGKTTVATGLMAAFASRGLAVSPHKVGPDYIDPGYHSLASGRVGRNLDSYMCGPELIAPLFAHGARGCDLAVVEGVMGLFDGASGEGELASTAHVAKLLRAPVVLVVDASAQSRSVAALVHGFASWDPEVRIGGVILNKVASDRHEALLREAMDQSGVPVLGALRRAEQVGTPSRHLGLVPVAERRAEALAAVAAMGVRVRDGCDLDALFALARGAGRLSGVAWDAGEVLAFSPPPPLPVPTLGAAPPDPPVALRARPQTPDGLKGPRPGSKAPDGLRGAPVVAVAGGSAFTFSYAEQAELLAAAGAEVVSFDPLRDEQLPDGTRGLVLGGGFPEVFGPELSANEPLRKAVAALAGSGAPIAAECAGLLYLSRELDGLPMCGVIDVEARMDARLTLGYRDAVAVSDSSLAETGSRMRGHEFHRTVVEPGAGATPAWGMRTPVRRVEGFVQRGVHASYLHTHWASAPGVARRFVERCAGS, encoded by the coding sequence GTGACGTCCGCCGTCGCCGCAACCGGCTCTGTCTCCGGTGGCGGCTCCGGCTCCGGTTCCGTTCCTCGGCTGGTCATCGCCGCGCCCGCCTCGGGGAGCGGCAAGACCACCGTGGCCACGGGGCTGATGGCCGCGTTCGCCTCTCGGGGGCTCGCCGTGTCCCCGCACAAGGTGGGGCCGGACTACATCGACCCCGGGTACCACTCGCTCGCCAGCGGGCGGGTGGGGCGGAACCTCGACTCCTACATGTGCGGGCCCGAGTTGATCGCGCCGCTCTTCGCGCACGGAGCGCGCGGGTGTGATCTCGCCGTGGTCGAGGGTGTGATGGGGCTGTTCGACGGGGCCTCCGGCGAAGGTGAACTGGCCTCCACCGCGCATGTGGCCAAATTGCTGCGGGCGCCTGTGGTGCTGGTCGTGGACGCGTCCGCGCAGTCCCGGTCGGTGGCGGCGCTCGTGCACGGGTTCGCCTCCTGGGATCCCGAGGTGCGGATCGGCGGGGTGATCCTCAACAAGGTCGCCTCCGATCGGCACGAGGCGCTGCTGCGGGAGGCGATGGATCAGTCCGGGGTGCCTGTGCTCGGTGCCTTGCGGCGGGCTGAGCAGGTGGGTACGCCGTCCCGGCATCTGGGGCTGGTGCCCGTCGCCGAGCGGCGGGCGGAGGCGCTTGCCGCTGTCGCGGCGATGGGGGTGCGGGTGCGGGACGGGTGCGATCTGGATGCGCTGTTCGCGTTGGCGCGCGGCGCGGGCCGGTTGTCGGGGGTGGCTTGGGATGCGGGTGAGGTGCTGGCTTTCTCGCCCCCGCCGCCCCTTCCCGTCCCGACCCTGGGGGCTGCGCCCCCGGACCCCCCTGTCGCGCTCCGCGCTCGTCCTCAAACGCCGGACGGGCTGAAAGGACCGAGGCCGGGCTCGAAGGCGCCCGACGGGCTGAGAGGTGCGCCGGTCGTCGCCGTCGCCGGAGGGTCCGCGTTCACGTTCTCCTATGCCGAGCAGGCCGAGTTGCTGGCCGCCGCCGGGGCCGAGGTGGTCAGTTTTGATCCTTTGCGGGACGAGCAGCTGCCGGACGGGACCCGGGGGCTGGTTCTCGGGGGCGGGTTTCCCGAGGTGTTCGGGCCGGAGCTGTCCGCCAACGAACCGCTGCGCAAGGCCGTTGCCGCGCTCGCCGGGAGCGGGGCCCCGATCGCGGCCGAGTGCGCGGGGCTGCTCTACCTCTCCCGTGAACTCGACGGGCTGCCGATGTGCGGTGTCATCGACGTTGAGGCCCGGATGGACGCCCGGCTGACCCTCGGGTACCGCGATGCCGTCGCGGTGTCCGACAGCTCGCTGGCCGAGACGGGCAGCCGGATGCGGGGGCACGAGTTCCACCGGACCGTCGTGGAGCCGGGGGCCGGGGCGACGCCCGCCTGGGGGATGCGCACTCCGGTACGCCGGGTCGAGGGCTTCGTACAGCGGGGTGTGCACGCGAGTTATCTGCACACGCACTGGGCGTCCGCTCCCGGGGTCGCCCGTCGGTTCGTGGAGAGGTGCGCGGGGTCATGA
- the cobO gene encoding cob(I)yrinic acid a,c-diamide adenosyltransferase yields MPQGQPSVVPDDGLTTRQRRNRALVIVHTGIGKGKSTAAFGLALRAWNQGWPIGVFQFVKSAKWKVGEENALRVLGASGEGGSVDWHKMGEGWSWVQRDSQADNEEKAREGWEQVKRDLAAETYKLYVLDEFAYPMHWGWIDVDEVVEVLRARTGTQHVVITGRNAPEKLVEYADLVTDMSKVKHPMDTGQKGQRGIEW; encoded by the coding sequence ATGCCGCAGGGACAGCCGAGTGTCGTACCGGACGACGGACTGACGACTCGCCAGCGACGGAACCGGGCGCTCGTCATCGTGCACACCGGGATCGGCAAGGGAAAGTCGACCGCCGCCTTCGGGCTCGCGCTGCGCGCCTGGAACCAGGGGTGGCCGATCGGAGTGTTCCAGTTCGTCAAGTCCGCGAAGTGGAAGGTCGGCGAGGAGAACGCGCTGCGTGTCCTCGGCGCCAGCGGTGAGGGCGGCTCCGTCGACTGGCACAAGATGGGCGAGGGCTGGTCCTGGGTGCAGCGCGACTCCCAGGCCGACAACGAGGAGAAGGCCCGCGAGGGCTGGGAGCAGGTCAAGCGGGACCTCGCCGCCGAGACGTACAAGCTGTACGTGCTCGACGAGTTCGCCTACCCGATGCACTGGGGCTGGATCGACGTCGACGAGGTCGTGGAGGTGCTGCGGGCCCGGACCGGGACCCAGCACGTCGTCATCACCGGGCGCAACGCTCCCGAGAAGCTCGTCGAGTACGCCGACCTGGTGACCGACATGTCCAAGGTGAAGCACCCGATGGACACCGGTCAGAAGGGCCAGAGGGGCATCGAGTGGTGA
- a CDS encoding putative cobaltochelatase, which yields MSTPFPFTAVVGQDDLRLALLLNAVSPAVGGVLVRGEKGTAKSTAVRALSALMPQIDVVAGCRFSCAPAAPDPACPDGPHEVGAGVFRPARMVELPVGASEDRLVGALDIERALSEGVKAFEPGLLADAHRGLLYVDEVNLLHDHLVDLLLDAAAMGASYVEREGVSVRHAARFLLVGTMNPEEGELRPQLLDRFGLTVEVAASREPDQRVEVVRRRLAYDDEPEGFATRWADEESDVRARIVAARELLPSVRLGDGALRQIAATCAAFEVDGMRADIVMARTATALAAWAGRTDVLAEDVRQAALLALPHRRRRNPFDAPGLDEDKLDDTLEEFASDDESDGSAGSGDEDPDPDPDGPGGGGGQPPQDGPDDGDSGGESPGEAPAQGGPTEPTEPTEKPESGQAPSPGAGGQSPVRAAEPFRTKMLSVPGLGEGAAGRRSRARTEHGRTTGARRPRGALTKLHLAATVQAAAPHQRARGRSGPGLVVRRDDLRQATREGREGNLVLFVVDASGSMAARQRMSAVKGAVLSLLLDAYQRRDKVGLVTFRGSAAEVALPPTSSVDAAAVRLESLPTGGRTPLAAGLLRAHDVLRVERLRDPARRPLVLLVTDGRATGGPDPVALAGRAARLFAADKVASVVVDCESGLVRLGLAGQLAGELGGTAVTLDELRADSIAGLVRDVQGNSRGKGQGHSRRAA from the coding sequence GTGAGTACCCCGTTTCCGTTCACGGCCGTGGTGGGTCAGGACGACCTGCGACTGGCACTGCTGCTGAACGCCGTCTCACCCGCGGTGGGCGGTGTGCTCGTCCGCGGCGAGAAGGGCACCGCCAAGTCCACGGCCGTGCGCGCCCTTTCGGCGCTCATGCCGCAGATCGACGTCGTCGCCGGATGCCGTTTCTCCTGCGCGCCCGCCGCGCCCGATCCGGCCTGCCCGGACGGTCCGCACGAGGTGGGGGCGGGGGTGTTCCGGCCGGCCCGGATGGTCGAACTGCCCGTCGGCGCCTCCGAGGACCGCCTCGTCGGCGCGCTCGACATCGAGCGGGCGCTCTCGGAGGGCGTGAAGGCCTTCGAGCCGGGCCTGCTCGCCGACGCCCACCGCGGACTCCTGTACGTGGACGAGGTCAACCTCCTCCACGACCACCTGGTCGACCTGCTGCTGGACGCGGCGGCGATGGGCGCCTCGTACGTGGAGCGCGAGGGCGTCTCCGTACGGCATGCCGCGCGGTTCCTGCTCGTGGGGACCATGAACCCCGAGGAGGGCGAGCTGCGGCCGCAGTTGCTCGACCGGTTCGGGCTCACCGTCGAGGTCGCGGCCTCGCGGGAGCCCGACCAGCGGGTGGAGGTCGTACGGCGGCGGCTCGCGTACGACGACGAACCGGAGGGGTTCGCGACGCGCTGGGCCGACGAGGAGTCCGACGTACGGGCCCGGATCGTGGCGGCGCGTGAGCTGCTGCCGTCGGTGCGGCTCGGCGACGGCGCGCTGCGGCAGATCGCGGCGACCTGTGCGGCCTTCGAGGTGGACGGCATGCGGGCCGACATCGTGATGGCCAGGACCGCCACCGCGCTGGCCGCCTGGGCGGGGCGGACCGACGTGCTGGCCGAGGACGTGCGGCAGGCCGCGCTGCTCGCGCTGCCGCACCGGCGCCGGCGCAATCCCTTCGACGCGCCGGGGCTCGACGAGGACAAGCTCGACGACACGCTGGAGGAGTTCGCGAGCGACGACGAGTCCGACGGCTCCGCCGGCAGCGGCGACGAGGACCCGGATCCGGACCCGGACGGGCCCGGTGGCGGTGGCGGGCAGCCCCCGCAGGACGGGCCCGACGACGGGGACAGCGGCGGCGAGAGCCCCGGTGAGGCGCCCGCGCAGGGCGGACCCACCGAGCCCACCGAGCCCACCGAGAAGCCCGAGAGCGGGCAGGCGCCCTCGCCCGGCGCCGGCGGGCAGTCCCCCGTACGGGCCGCAGAACCCTTCCGTACGAAGATGCTGAGCGTGCCCGGTCTGGGCGAGGGGGCCGCCGGGCGGCGGTCGCGGGCCAGGACCGAGCACGGGCGCACCACCGGGGCACGCCGCCCGCGCGGGGCGCTCACCAAGCTGCATCTGGCCGCGACCGTGCAGGCCGCGGCTCCGCACCAGCGGGCGCGCGGACGGTCCGGTCCCGGTCTCGTCGTACGGCGCGACGATCTGCGGCAGGCCACGCGGGAGGGGCGCGAGGGGAACCTCGTGCTGTTCGTCGTGGACGCGTCCGGGTCGATGGCGGCCCGGCAGCGGATGAGCGCCGTGAAGGGCGCGGTGCTGTCCCTGCTCCTCGACGCCTACCAGCGGCGGGACAAGGTGGGGCTCGTGACCTTCCGCGGGTCCGCGGCCGAGGTGGCGTTGCCGCCGACCTCGTCGGTCGACGCGGCCGCGGTACGGCTGGAGTCGCTGCCCACCGGCGGGCGTACGCCGCTCGCGGCCGGGCTGCTGCGGGCGCACGACGTGCTGCGGGTGGAGCGGCTGCGTGATCCGGCCCGGCGCCCGCTGGTCCTGCTGGTGACGGACGGGCGGGCCACGGGCGGGCCGGATCCGGTCGCGCTCGCCGGGCGGGCCGCGCGGCTGTTCGCCGCCGACAAGGTCGCCTCCGTCGTCGTCGACTGCGAGTCGGGCCTCGTACGGCTCGGACTCGCGGGGCAGCTCGCGGGTGAACTCGGCGGAACGGCGGTGACGCTCGACGAACTGCGGGCCGACTCGATCGCCGGGCTGGTCAGGGACGTGCAGGGCAACAGCCGTGGCAAGGGCCAGGGCCACAGCAGGAGGGCCGCGTAA
- a CDS encoding cobyric acid synthase: protein MSGGTGGGLLVAGTTSDAGKSVVTAGICRWLVRQGVKVAPFKAQNMSLNSFVTREGAEIGRAQAMQAQAARLEPSVLMNPVLLKPGSDRSSQVVLMGKPVGELSARGYHGGRQEALLGTVLDCLAELRGTYDAVICEGAGSPAEINLRRTDIVNMGIARNARLPVLVVGDIDRGGVFASFFGTVALLSREDQEFVAGFLVNKFRGDVSLLEPGIDMLRGLTGRHTYGVLPFRHGLGIDEEDGLRVSLRGSVRESEVSSPVGEDILRVAVCAIPLMSNFTDLDALAAEPGVVVRFVDRAEELVDADLVVVPGTRGTVRALEWLRRRGLADALVRRAAEGRPVLGICGGFQLLGEHIEDEVESGAGAVDGLGLLPVRVRFAREKTLTRPVGEALGEPVQGYEIHHGVAQVNGGEPFLDGCRVGAVWGTHWHGSLESDGFRRAFLREVAAASGRRFVPAADTSFEGLREEQLDRLGDLIEEHADTDALWRLIESGAPAGLPFIPPGAPA, encoded by the coding sequence ATGAGTGGCGGAACGGGCGGGGGGCTGCTCGTCGCCGGGACCACCTCCGACGCAGGCAAGAGTGTCGTGACCGCCGGGATCTGCCGGTGGCTGGTGCGGCAGGGTGTGAAGGTGGCGCCCTTCAAGGCGCAGAACATGTCCCTGAACTCGTTCGTCACGCGCGAGGGTGCCGAGATCGGGCGGGCGCAGGCCATGCAGGCGCAGGCCGCCCGCCTGGAGCCCTCCGTGCTCATGAACCCCGTGCTGCTCAAGCCGGGCAGCGACCGCAGCAGCCAGGTCGTGCTGATGGGCAAGCCCGTGGGCGAGTTGAGTGCGCGCGGCTATCACGGCGGACGCCAGGAGGCGTTGCTCGGGACCGTGCTGGACTGTCTGGCCGAGTTGCGGGGCACGTACGACGCGGTGATCTGTGAGGGGGCGGGGAGCCCCGCCGAGATCAATCTGCGGCGCACGGACATCGTGAACATGGGGATCGCGCGCAACGCGCGGCTGCCCGTGCTCGTGGTCGGGGACATCGACCGCGGCGGGGTCTTCGCCTCGTTCTTCGGGACGGTGGCCCTCCTTTCGCGCGAGGACCAGGAGTTCGTGGCCGGGTTCCTCGTCAACAAGTTCCGCGGTGACGTCTCGCTGCTCGAACCCGGCATCGACATGCTGCGCGGGCTCACCGGGCGGCACACGTACGGCGTCCTGCCCTTCCGGCACGGCCTCGGCATCGACGAGGAGGACGGGCTCAGAGTGTCCCTGCGGGGGTCGGTACGCGAGTCCGAGGTCTCCTCCCCCGTCGGCGAGGACATCCTGCGGGTCGCCGTCTGCGCGATCCCCCTGATGTCCAACTTCACGGACCTGGACGCCCTCGCCGCCGAACCGGGCGTCGTGGTGCGGTTCGTGGACCGCGCCGAGGAACTGGTGGACGCCGACCTGGTCGTCGTGCCCGGCACCCGGGGCACGGTCCGCGCCCTGGAGTGGCTGCGGCGGCGCGGCCTCGCGGACGCCCTGGTGCGCAGGGCCGCCGAAGGGCGCCCCGTACTGGGCATCTGCGGCGGCTTCCAGCTCCTCGGCGAACACATCGAGGACGAGGTCGAGTCGGGGGCCGGTGCCGTCGACGGGCTCGGACTCCTCCCCGTACGCGTACGGTTCGCGCGGGAGAAGACCCTCACGCGGCCCGTCGGCGAGGCCCTCGGCGAACCCGTCCAGGGCTACGAGATCCATCACGGAGTCGCCCAGGTCAACGGCGGAGAGCCCTTCCTGGACGGCTGCCGGGTCGGCGCGGTCTGGGGGACGCACTGGCACGGCTCGCTGGAGTCGGACGGCTTCCGGCGCGCGTTCCTGCGCGAGGTGGCCGCCGCGTCGGGGCGCCGCTTCGTACCGGCCGCCGACACCTCGTTCGAAGGGCTGCGCGAGGAGCAGCTGGACCGGCTGGGCGATCTGATCGAGGAGCACGCGGACACGGACGCGCTGTGGCGGCTCATCGAGTCCGGCGCGCCGGCCGGTCTGCCTTTCATCCCACCGGGAGCGCCCGCATGA
- a CDS encoding cobalamin biosynthesis protein: MRADRVFAYGAAVGLLGDLLLGDPRRGHPVAAFGRAAGAVERGLWRDHRGRGALHTAVCAGGAVALAVAADRSVRTSAVASVALTAAATWAVVGGTSLGREARAVGGALAAGDIEVARERLPHLCGRDPQALDADGIARAVVESVAENTSDAVVGALVWGAVAGVPGLVGFRAVNTLDAMVGHRSARYRRYGWASARLDDVAGWPGARLTAVLAAVAGGDPRGAVRAWRADAAKHPSPNAGPVEASFAGALGVRLGGTLSYAGRVEHRPVLNGPGRAVRVGDIERAVRLSRRVSLLALGASVAGRLLATSLTGSRTETPAESLTESLAESRVMKGRTS, from the coding sequence ATGCGTGCCGATCGCGTCTTCGCGTACGGCGCCGCCGTCGGCCTTCTCGGTGACCTGCTGCTCGGCGATCCTCGCCGGGGGCATCCGGTCGCCGCGTTCGGCCGGGCCGCGGGAGCCGTCGAGCGGGGCCTTTGGCGGGACCACCGGGGACGGGGCGCGCTGCACACCGCCGTGTGCGCGGGCGGCGCCGTCGCTCTCGCCGTGGCCGCCGACCGTTCCGTCCGTACCTCCGCTGTCGCGTCCGTCGCCCTGACCGCCGCCGCCACGTGGGCCGTCGTCGGGGGGACCTCGCTCGGGCGGGAGGCCCGGGCAGTCGGCGGGGCGCTGGCCGCCGGGGACATCGAGGTGGCCCGCGAGCGGCTGCCGCACCTGTGCGGGCGGGACCCGCAGGCGCTGGACGCCGACGGGATCGCCCGGGCGGTGGTCGAGTCGGTCGCCGAGAACACCTCCGACGCCGTGGTGGGCGCCCTGGTGTGGGGCGCCGTCGCGGGCGTGCCCGGACTGGTCGGCTTCCGCGCCGTCAACACGCTGGACGCCATGGTCGGGCACAGGTCGGCCCGGTACCGGCGGTACGGGTGGGCCTCGGCCCGGCTCGACGACGTGGCCGGGTGGCCCGGGGCGCGGCTGACCGCGGTCCTCGCCGCCGTCGCCGGGGGCGATCCGCGGGGAGCGGTCCGCGCCTGGCGCGCCGACGCGGCGAAGCATCCGAGCCCCAACGCCGGGCCCGTCGAGGCCTCGTTCGCGGGCGCGCTCGGGGTACGGCTCGGCGGCACGCTCTCGTACGCGGGACGGGTCGAGCACCGGCCCGTACTGAACGGTCCGGGGCGGGCCGTGCGGGTCGGGGACATCGAACGGGCCGTCCGGCTCTCACGCCGCGTGAGCCTGCTCGCGCTGGGCGCGAGTGTCGCCGGACGGCTGCTCGCCACCTCGCTCACCGGGTCACGCACCGAGACGCCCGCCGAGTCACTCACCGAGTCCCTCGCCGAGTCACGTGTCATGAAAGGGCGTACGTCATGA
- a CDS encoding inorganic phosphate transporter: MEHITLLLGIVIVTALVFDFTNGFHDTANAMATTISTGALKPKTAVAMSAVLNLVGAFLSVEVAKTISGGLINEEGIRTEVIFAALVGAILWNLLTWLVGLPSSSSHALFGGLIGAAVMSAGWSSVNGSTVITKVLLPAIAAPVVAGLAAMLATRLTYRISKGAGEKATSKGYRAGQITSAGLVSLAHGTNDAQKTMGIITLALVTGGVLSPGSNPPLWVIVSAGIAIALGTYLGGWRIIRTMGKGLTDLAPPQGFAAQTSAATVILASSHLGFSLSTTQSCSGAVMGSGLGRKGGVVRWSTATRMFIAWGLTLPAAGLVGAGAEFLTQQGTWGIVLTGALLIAGSGIIWTLSRRQPVTVDNVNDDHEPAGVVTTAIAAVTPPPSAPVAPAASTVNDDLKTTIPGPDAEPARPATV; the protein is encoded by the coding sequence ATGGAACACATCACGCTCCTCCTCGGAATCGTGATCGTTACCGCTCTCGTGTTCGATTTCACGAACGGTTTCCACGACACTGCCAACGCGATGGCAACGACCATCTCGACCGGCGCTCTCAAGCCCAAGACGGCGGTGGCCATGTCCGCCGTGCTGAATCTCGTCGGTGCGTTCCTCTCCGTGGAGGTCGCCAAGACGATCTCCGGCGGGCTCATCAACGAAGAGGGCATCCGCACCGAAGTGATCTTCGCGGCGCTCGTCGGCGCCATTTTGTGGAATCTGCTGACCTGGCTCGTGGGTCTGCCCTCCAGCTCGTCCCACGCGCTCTTCGGCGGCCTGATCGGCGCCGCGGTGATGTCGGCCGGCTGGTCGTCGGTGAACGGCTCGACCGTGATCACCAAAGTCCTCCTCCCCGCGATCGCCGCACCCGTGGTGGCCGGACTCGCCGCGATGCTCGCCACCCGGCTGACGTACCGGATCAGCAAGGGGGCCGGTGAGAAGGCGACCTCCAAGGGCTACCGCGCGGGTCAGATCACCTCCGCGGGCCTGGTCTCGCTGGCCCACGGCACGAACGACGCGCAGAAGACCATGGGCATCATCACCCTGGCCCTGGTCACCGGCGGTGTCCTCTCGCCCGGCTCGAACCCGCCCCTGTGGGTCATCGTCTCGGCCGGTATCGCCATCGCCCTCGGCACCTACCTGGGCGGCTGGCGCATCATCCGCACCATGGGCAAGGGCCTCACCGACCTCGCGCCGCCGCAGGGCTTCGCCGCCCAGACCAGCGCAGCGACGGTCATCCTGGCCTCCTCGCACCTCGGCTTCTCCCTCTCGACCACCCAGTCCTGCTCCGGCGCCGTGATGGGCTCGGGCCTGGGCCGCAAGGGCGGTGTCGTCCGCTGGTCGACCGCGACCCGCATGTTCATCGCCTGGGGCCTCACGCTCCCCGCCGCCGGTCTGGTCGGCGCGGGCGCCGAGTTCCTCACCCAGCAGGGCACCTGGGGCATCGTCCTCACCGGCGCGCTGCTGATCGCCGGCTCCGGGATCATCTGGACGCTGTCCCGCCGCCAGCCCGTCACCGTCGACAACGTCAACGACGACCACGAGCCCGCGGGCGTCGTGACCACCGCGATCGCCGCCGTCACCCCGCCTCCCTCGGCCCCGGTCGCCCCGGCGGCCTCGACCGTGAACGACGACCTGAAGACCACCATCCCGGGCCCGGACGCCGAGCCCGCCCGTCCGGCCACGGTGTAA
- a CDS encoding lysozyme, with protein MASNHKSSRPRARIVAASVATLALGGTALAEVPASAAGKPKGHDVSSHQKNVNWSSAKSKGAKFVYVKATESHTYRNPYFAQQYDGARDAGIIRGAYHFALPHKSSGTKQAAYFVRNGGGWRADGWTLPPALDIEYNPYDKKKKCYGLSKSGMVGWIKAFSDEVKRQTGRRPVIYTNYNWWKTCTGNSAAFASNHPLWLARYSATAGSLPPGWNFWTFWQYDNGGSLPGDQNLFNGSLSQLKSFARG; from the coding sequence ATGGCCAGTAATCACAAATCGTCCCGTCCGCGTGCCCGTATCGTCGCCGCCTCCGTGGCGACGCTGGCGCTCGGCGGCACCGCCCTCGCCGAGGTACCGGCCTCGGCGGCCGGCAAGCCCAAGGGGCACGACGTGTCCTCGCACCAGAAGAACGTGAACTGGTCGAGCGCGAAGAGCAAAGGCGCCAAGTTCGTGTACGTGAAGGCGACCGAGTCGCACACGTACCGCAATCCGTACTTCGCCCAGCAGTACGACGGCGCCCGCGACGCGGGCATCATCCGCGGCGCGTACCACTTCGCGCTGCCGCACAAGTCGTCGGGCACGAAACAGGCCGCCTACTTCGTGCGCAACGGAGGCGGCTGGCGGGCGGACGGCTGGACGCTGCCGCCCGCGCTGGACATCGAGTACAACCCGTACGACAAGAAGAAGAAGTGCTACGGGCTGAGCAAGAGCGGGATGGTCGGCTGGATCAAGGCCTTCAGCGACGAGGTGAAGCGGCAGACCGGCCGCCGGCCCGTCATCTACACCAACTACAACTGGTGGAAGACGTGCACCGGCAACAGCGCCGCCTTCGCCTCGAACCATCCGCTGTGGCTGGCCCGCTACAGCGCGACCGCGGGGTCGCTGCCCCCGGGCTGGAACTTCTGGACGTTCTGGCAGTACGACAACGGCGGCAGCCTGCCGGGTGACCAGAATCTCTTCAACGGTTCGCTGTCTCAGCTGAAGAGCTTCGCGAGGGGGTGA
- a CDS encoding class II aldolase/adducin family protein: MAEQRRDAGDGRDAGETGALRAGEALERAWSELVATARRTVCDGLVVGTSGNVSVRVGDTVLVTPTGVPYDRLRPEDVCGVSLDGRQVLGSLVPTSELPMHLAVYRSTDARAVVHTHAVHATAVSTLVTELPLVHYMSAALGGPVRVAPYATYGTEKLAENMLRALRDRTACLLQNHGTLAHGATLDQAYDRTAQLEWMCRVWLTASSVPGLTPTLLTGDQVAQAGERLKGYGQP; the protein is encoded by the coding sequence ATGGCTGAGCAGCGGCGGGACGCGGGAGACGGACGGGACGCGGGGGAGACGGGCGCGCTCCGGGCGGGGGAGGCGCTGGAACGGGCGTGGAGCGAACTCGTGGCGACGGCCCGCCGGACGGTGTGCGACGGTCTGGTCGTCGGCACGTCGGGCAACGTGTCCGTGCGCGTGGGCGACACCGTCCTGGTCACGCCGACCGGGGTCCCGTACGACCGGCTGAGGCCCGAGGACGTCTGCGGGGTCTCCCTGGACGGCCGGCAGGTGCTTGGTTCACTCGTTCCGACCAGTGAACTGCCCATGCATCTCGCCGTCTACCGCTCCACGGACGCGCGCGCCGTCGTCCACACCCACGCGGTGCACGCCACGGCCGTCTCGACCCTCGTCACCGAGCTGCCCCTCGTCCACTACATGTCCGCGGCCCTCGGCGGACCCGTCCGCGTCGCCCCCTACGCGACCTACGGCACCGAGAAGTTGGCCGAGAACATGCTCCGGGCCCTGCGGGACCGCACGGCCTGCCTCCTGCAGAACCACGGCACCCTCGCCCACGGCGCCACCCTCGACCAGGCCTACGACCGCACGGCCCAGCTCGAATGGATGTGCAGGGTATGGCTCACCGCGTCGTCCGTCCCGGGCCTCACGCCCACCCTGCTGACCGGTGACCAGGTGGCGCAGGCGGGGGAGCGGCTGAAGGGGTACGGCCAGCCGTGA
- a CDS encoding alpha/beta hydrolase: MRTVKPTTAALTTALTVAVTGAAAVAAGRFASDAALKAPPGRPLPTEPRLTVHATAAGRIALTRALASRRPGVYGLSGHGSHAVVGPLLTGTPHTADTVVRRLERVTHGTLEPGDKVWFTPGVHVGDPGAALGLPYTDVDIPGELGALPAWFVPAARDTWVITVHGLGATREHPMNVMEFLHHNQFPVLGLAYRGDAGAPRPPDGLNHLGETEWRDLDAAIRFAVRYGAERVVLHGWSTGATMALRAAGHSALRERISGLVLDSPVLDWEATLRALATARRTPGALLPLAVRAAQGRTGLGGDRVQGVAGPARLRVPVLVLHGPDDTVAPWRLSRRLADRRPDLVTLHTVHDAPHGAMWNADPAGYEEALRRFLTPLM, from the coding sequence GTGCGTACCGTGAAGCCGACGACCGCTGCCCTCACCACCGCCCTCACCGTGGCCGTGACCGGTGCGGCCGCCGTCGCGGCCGGCCGCTTCGCGAGCGACGCCGCCCTGAAGGCGCCGCCGGGGCGCCCGCTGCCCACCGAACCCCGCCTCACCGTGCACGCCACGGCCGCGGGCCGGATCGCCCTGACCCGCGCCCTCGCCTCCCGGCGCCCGGGCGTCTACGGCCTGAGCGGCCACGGCAGCCACGCCGTCGTCGGTCCGCTCCTGACCGGGACCCCGCACACCGCCGACACGGTGGTACGCCGACTGGAGCGCGTCACCCACGGCACGCTGGAACCCGGCGACAAGGTGTGGTTCACGCCCGGCGTGCACGTCGGAGACCCGGGCGCCGCCCTCGGCCTCCCGTACACCGACGTGGACATCCCCGGCGAACTCGGCGCCCTGCCCGCCTGGTTCGTGCCCGCCGCCCGGGACACCTGGGTGATCACCGTGCACGGCCTGGGCGCCACCCGCGAACACCCCATGAACGTCATGGAGTTCCTGCACCACAACCAGTTCCCCGTCCTCGGCCTCGCCTACCGCGGGGACGCCGGCGCGCCCCGGCCCCCGGACGGGCTCAACCACCTCGGCGAGACCGAGTGGCGCGACCTGGACGCGGCCATCCGCTTCGCCGTGCGGTACGGCGCCGAACGGGTCGTCCTGCACGGCTGGTCGACCGGCGCCACCATGGCGCTGCGCGCCGCCGGGCACTCCGCGCTGCGCGAGAGGATCTCCGGGCTCGTCCTGGACTCGCCGGTCCTCGACTGGGAGGCCACGCTGCGCGCCCTCGCCACCGCCCGCCGCACCCCCGGCGCCCTGCTGCCGCTGGCCGTCCGCGCCGCACAGGGCCGCACGGGCCTGGGCGGCGACCGTGTCCAGGGTGTCGCCGGCCCGGCACGGCTCAGGGTGCCCGTCCTCGTCCTGCACGGCCCCGACGACACCGTCGCCCCGTGGAGGCTCTCGCGCCGCCTCGCGGACCGCCGTCCCGACCTCGTCACCCTGCACACCGTCCACGACGCCCCGCACGGAGCCATGTGGAACGCCGACCCGGCCGGCTACGAAGAGGCGCTCCGCCGCTTTCTCACCCCGCTGATGTAG